The Salmo trutta chromosome 27, fSalTru1.1, whole genome shotgun sequence genome includes the window gcaccatcagTGCTCTCGTCTTAAAACCAAATATCGTTCCAGGCTggatgttacagcagagatgaggtgcgCGCTGTCAGCCacgccccctgactttgagaaaCTCAGATGCGACATGCATCAagccacacccatctcattagtggtttTGAGAAGATACATagtcaattgcaaattagtctgacagccccacattaaaagtatgtCTTCTCAACACACCATCACAATCAGAAATACGAttagaatgtttttcaattgactaccatagccccaaataaaaaagTTAACATTGGCTGTTAAGTACATTTCTTTCACATTTAGGATCGCAagaattttcagatatcaaaatggtGTCGTGGGCCCAAAAAGTTTTGGAACCACTGCAGTAGAGGGAACAGTCATGGGATGGGCTGTTATTTTTGGTCTGTGTGGTTAGACTAAGTGGCATGGGGCGCTGCTATTTAGATAGGATATTTGCATCGTGAGTCAGAGAGCTGCTGCATGCCTCTTactatttttgttgttgctgctATGTAAAGACTAGTAGTAGCCTATTCCTGCAACTCAGCTCCAGAATCTCTTGATCACAGTGCTTTGCTAGAATGAAGTATGCAGAAACATGTGGGAGAAAGAACTGAGTAAGGAGTCCAGAACGGTCTGTCTCGGTAGTCTGTACTTTTTCATCCCATCTCGCATGTAGAAGACAAAAACAAGTCAGTATTGTATTTTTCCATTGCGGTCATGAGGCCAGCAGTAATTGTATTACTATTGGAAAAACATTCAAGAACGAGAGTGAGTCAGAATGTGAGCATAGCACATTCTGGTGGTCCAAACTAGATGACTCATCAGCAGGGTGTTGCTGCACACAGAGCCATGTTTTTGCCGGTTCGGTTTACTTTTATGTTTCCTTCAATTTTATCCTTccaaggcctcccgagtggcgcagtggagattctgggttcgagtctaggctctgtcgcagcccGCCGTGACCGGGAGCCCCATGggacggcacacaattggcccagtgtcgcccgggttaggggagggtttggctggcagggatgtgcttggcccatcgcgcactagtgactcttgtggcgggccgggcgcagtgcacaccatgtgtacggtgtttcctccgacacattggtgcggctggcttccgggttaagtgggcaattgtgtcaaaaagcagtgcggttgtgtttcggaggacgaacggctctcgaccttagcctctcccgagtccgcacgggagttgcagcgatgagacgactgtaactaccaattggataccacgaaattggggagaaatcCATTGATCTATTCAACTTCATTAGTTACAGATAGAATCAGGATGTAGGGTGTGACactgttgtggaaattcttacacagggacacctGAAGTCGATCTTAAATTAATTATTGTTTGTCAGTGCGccggagaggttccaaccaactcaatgcaccatagtacacatgtcaatcaggagctctacctgggcagtcccagcagttgtcttatatacggctatacacagacaagttatatttgcatgatttaacataattaattaatcatcaccgttgcctagttaaataaaggttacttaaaaaaaaaagttttttttattttttatataaatgtgaccgaccaatactgtttaataacatgtgacagaccaacacCTCACAAGGCTTCTTTCTAAGCTGAgcccttgaaactgagatattttGTTCATTCTCAAACACGGTCAGGgcaaattgcagctactgatagtgaggatttgtacagtcagccacttgcatgaacacagaaattggttattagaacagCACAAACATTAAAATTCCCATCACACCACCCATATATTCATCCTCTTGTGTTTCCCTCCAGGCAGCAGCACGGCCTGTATCGTGGTGCTGGACCGGCAGAGTCACAGGCTGCACACAGCCAACCTGGGAGACTCTGGCTTCCTGGTGGTGCGGGGAGGAGAGGTAGTGCACCACTCCGATGAACAGCAGCATTACTTCAACACCCCCTTCCAGCTCTCTATCGCCCCGCCTGAGGCAGAGGGTGCTGTCCTCAGTGACAGGTCAGTTTTGTGGATTCTGTCGAAGCCATGTTTTGAATTGTAAAGAAGCTGTGTAGCTATTTATTGGTTTGGTTTTGAAGCACAGAGCCCCTCAGTCTCAGCATTGGTTCAGCCCTTGAGCTGCTCCCTGGTTTGTCCAGTGTTGCTGCAGCTTTATTGAGTGTCAGTACTGCCACAGTCAGTGTGCATGCAGGCCAGGGGTGGCTGGGGCCATGTGCGGCTGTCACTGGTGTTGCGGTGGCATGCCATCAGCTGCGCTGGATACTCCAGTGTGGGGTGGGTGTTGGATCCCTTCTACTGTCCCAGCCAGCTCAGtgtcatcacacacacagagtggcaGACTTAGGGCCCTCCTCACAGCAGCCAATCCCAGGTCTGCTGGCCCACAGGCTTTCTGACCCCTGTATTCTAGAACAGGGAGATTATTTAATTTGGTGGAtgttttgtcctatttcacattatacaaatgtgtgaattggaaatgtttttttgctcTTGTAAGActtccacactgactcagtgTCTATCTGCACCCTCAGTCCTGATGCTGCAGACAGCTCCTCCTTTGACGTCCAGTTGGGGGACATCATTCTCACAGCCACAGATGGCCTCTTCGACAACATGCCCGAACACATGATCCTACAGGAGCTGAAAAAACTCAAGGTACACCCTCGCATAAATCCTTGCAGTACCTGTGTGCAACAAACATGTTTACAGTAAGTAGAGTATTGAAGTGGAGGAACGAGACATTCCAAAAATGTTAACACACTATCCtccatttttttgtgttttgcAGAAAACCAACTATGAGAGTATCCAGCAGACAGCCAGGAGCATTGCAGAGCAGGCCCATGTTCTGGCATACGACCCCAACTACATGTCACCTTTTGCGCAGTTTGCCTGTGACAATGGACTGAATGTAAGAGGTAATGACTATCACTTCTTCATGCGAGTGGAAATTGGAGACAAAGCCGAGGTAGTCCTCATTTCAGTCCATTGGCTCCATTCCTGCCCTGCTTCAGGGAGAATGACACCCAGAGAGGAATAAGAAGTGACTGATCCCTTGTTTTATTGTAGTTTTCCTTCCATTGGGGATGATACATTTGATTGTTCCCAAACTCAGTCCATTCATCCTCCTGACTGCATCTTTCTCATTCCCACAGGAGGAAAGCCAGATGACATCACTGTGTTGCTGTCAATAGTGGCAGAGTACACAGACTAGAGACTGTATGGAGGCTAGGAGGGGAATTAGGAGTTTCCTCTTGTCTGCCTCTTGAAGATGTCAGACTGCTTTGGTTCCTGCTGGCGGGGATTAAGGACTGATGTTGGTGGCTGAGCTGCCCTCCTGAGACCATCATTCCTCCAAGATTCAATCAGGCCCATCTCTCAGATGGAACACTGACCATGCATGCACCGACTTCACCATCAGAACTGAGTGTTAATTTGGGCTGTAAAACAAAGCCCAGAAGGTAGAGATTAAGAAACGGGGTCAGTAGTAGCCAGTCAAAAGTTGATTGAGTCAGGAATGAAAATCTATGGATCGTACATGTGAGTATTCCGTCACAGGAGCTGAGCTGATTGAAGACAGTAAGTAACGTCAGAATACTATACTGAAAGAGAGTGGCTCTCCAGTTAGACTGGTCCGTGACTCGCTGACACCTATCCTGGTCAGAGGAATAAGGCAACCTCAGAGTTATCCACAATA containing:
- the LOC115164664 gene encoding protein phosphatase PTC7 homolog isoform X2, encoding MCYGDDACFIARHRSADVLGVADGVGGWRDYGVDPSQFSGTLMKTCERLVKEGRFVPSNPVGVLTSSYYELLQNKVPLLGSSTACIVVLDRQSHRLHTANLGDSGFLVVRGGEVVHHSDEQQHYFNTPFQLSIAPPEAEGAVLSDSPDAADSSSFDVQLGDIILTATDGLFDNMPEHMILQELKKLKKTNYESIQQTARSIAEQAHVLAYDPNYMSPFAQFACDNGLNVRGGKPDDITVLLSIVAEYTD
- the LOC115164664 gene encoding protein phosphatase PTC7 homolog isoform X1 → MFSVLSYGRLVTRAVIGGLSQTDSRDYSLVTARCGFGKDFRKGILKKGMCYGDDACFIARHRSADVLGVADGVGGWRDYGVDPSQFSGTLMKTCERLVKEGRFVPSNPVGVLTSSYYELLQNKVPLLGSSTACIVVLDRQSHRLHTANLGDSGFLVVRGGEVVHHSDEQQHYFNTPFQLSIAPPEAEGAVLSDSPDAADSSSFDVQLGDIILTATDGLFDNMPEHMILQELKKLKKTNYESIQQTARSIAEQAHVLAYDPNYMSPFAQFACDNGLNVRGGKPDDITVLLSIVAEYTD